In Pyrus communis chromosome 8, drPyrComm1.1, whole genome shotgun sequence, one genomic interval encodes:
- the LOC137743461 gene encoding uncharacterized protein, producing the protein MASTSSPALSLSKLDFPPFSSQRNMQNLHQVKIPRRLSNFSGIKSNGSVLFSSLNGQTGETSPPSAEAITSVNNVSDVQVQSSIWNWRGYSIRYQHAGNSGPALVLIHGFGANSDHWRKNLPVLSKSHRVYSIDLIGYGYSDKPNPRQFGETLFYTFETWATQLNDFCTDVVKGEAFFICNSIGGLVGLQAAVMEPQLCKGILLLNISLRMLHITKQPWYGRPLIKSFQNLLRNTAVGKYFFKTVATPQSVRNILSQCYHDTSQVTEELVQKILLPGLEPGAVDVFLEFICYSGGPLPEELLPQLKCPVLIGWGDKDPWEPIELGREYGKFDSVEDFVVLPNVGHCPQDEAPDLVNPLIESFVARHAALPASISTTT; encoded by the exons ATGGCAAGCACCAGCTCTCCCGCTCTATCTTTGTCAAAACTGGATTTTCCACCATTTTCCTCTCAGAGAAACATGCAAAATCTCCATCAAGTTAAGATTCCTCGTAGGCTGTCGAATTTTTCTGGAATTAAATCAAACGGGTCTGTCCTGTTTTCTTCTCTGAATGGTCAAACTGGTGAGACCAGCCCTCCAAGTGCTGAAGCAATCACTTCAGTAAACAATGTGTCTGACGTCCAAGTTCAAAGCAG TATATGGAACTGGAGGGGTTATTCTATCCGATATCAGCATGCTGGCAACAGTGGCCCGGCATTAGTTTTGattcatggttttggagcaaACAG TGATCACTGGAGGAAAAATCTTCCAGTTCTTTCAAAATCACACAGGGTATACTCTATCGATCTTATTGGTTATGGGTACTCAgacaaaccaaatcctcgtcAATTTGGGGAAACTTTGTTTTATACATTTGAGACATGGGCCACCCAGCTAAATGATTTTTGTACTGATGTTGTCAAGGGTGAAGCATTCTTTATATGCAACTCTATCGGAG GACTTGTCGGTCTTCAGGCAGCAGTTATGGAGCCACAGTTATGCAAGGGCATACTGCTTTTGAATATTTCTCTTCGTATGCTGCATATTACAAAGCAGCCTTGGTACGGGAGACCATTGATCAAATCCTTTCAGAACTTGCTGAG AAATACTGCTGTGGGCAAATACTTCTTCAAAACTGTTGCCACACCACAATCTGTCAGGAATATCCTTAGCCAG TGCTACCACGACACCTCCCAAGTGACAGAGGAACTAGTTCAAAAAATCCTTCTTCCAGGACTTGAGCCTGGTGCTGTAGATGTGTTTCTGGAGTTCATTTGTTATTCGGGTGGCCCCCTTCCTGAGGAACTATTGCCTCAATTGAAG TGCCCTGTTTTGATTGGCTGGGGTGACAAGGATCCGTGGGAGCCCATTGAACTCGGACGTGAATATGGAAAATTTGATTCTGTAGAAGACTTCGTTGTTCTTCCTAATGTTGGCCACTGCCctcag GATGAAGCACCTGACCTTGTAAATCCGCTGATTGAATCATTTGTGGCACGCCACGCTGCGCTCCCTGCCAGCATTTCCACGACTACCTGA